The following proteins are encoded in a genomic region of Pungitius pungitius chromosome 19, fPunPun2.1, whole genome shotgun sequence:
- the LOC119198978 gene encoding trace amine-associated receptor 13c-like → METLEGAELCFPQLRNTSCRKLVRDAAEAVFLYIFLSCMSLLTVILNLLVIISISHFRQLHKPTNLLLLSLAVSDFLVGLLLMPAQVLYLGGCWFLGSMMCGLFYYASFIVTSASVGNMVLISIDRYVAICHSMCYTTKVTHKRVQVCICLCWSSSVFYDCVILNELLKHPERLNSCYGECVVVLDFITGALDVWMTFIGPISVIVVLYVRVFMAAVSQARVMRSRVAAVSLRGSVGVTAKRSERKAAKTLGVVVVVFVICFCPSLYLLFASEEISTRMGFSIFTEWLLYFNSCLNPVVYVFYYPWLRRSIKRIVTLQIL, encoded by the exons atgGAGACACTCGAAGGGGCCGAACTCTGCTTTCCACAACTGCGCAACACCTCCTGCAGGAAGCTCGTCCGGGATGCCGCTGAGGCCGTATTCCTTTACATCTTTCTGTCTTGCATGTCTTTGCTCACTGTGATtctcaacctgctggtcatcatctccatctcccacttcag GCAGCTCCACAAgcccaccaacctcctcctcctctccctggcCGTGTCCGACTTCCTCGTGGGCCTCCTGCTGATGCCGGCTCAAGTCCTCTATTTAGGGGGCTGCTGGTTCTTGGGGAGCATGATGTGTGGACTGTTTTACTATGCCTCTTTCATTGTCACTTCGGCCTCAGTGGGAAACATGGTGCTCATTTCCATTGAccgatatgtggctatttgtcACTCTATGTGTTACACCACCAAAGTCACTCACAAAAGAGTCCAGGTCTGCATTTGCCTGTGCTGGTCTTCGTCTGTTTTCTATGATTGCGTGATACTGAATGAGTTATTGAAACATCCAGAGAGATTAAATTCCTGCTATGGAGAGTGTGTGGTTGTATTAGACTTCATCACAGGAGCTCTTGATGTCTGGATGACCTTTATTGGCCCCATTTCGGTCATCGTAGTTCTGTACGTGAGGGTGTTCATGGCGGCTGTGTCTCAGGCTCGAGTCATGAGGTCTCGTGTTGCAGCTGTCTCACTCCGGGGTTCTGTTGGTGTCACCGCCAAGAGATCTGAGAGGAAAGCAGCAAAGACTCTTGGGGTTGTTGTGGTGGTGTTTGTAATATGTTTCTGTCCGTCTTTGTACCTCCTTTTTGCAAGCGAAGAGATATCAACCCGTATGGGGTTTTCTATTTTCACAGAGTGGCTGCTTTATTTTAACTCTTGTCTAAATCCAGTAGTGTATGTTTTCTACTACCCCTGGTTAAGGAGATCCATCAAACGCATTGTCACCCTTCAGATACTGTAG